One Longimicrobiaceae bacterium genomic window carries:
- a CDS encoding tetratricopeptide repeat protein: MIRRAFLPLVVALLALAAAHRPADAQRTAADSAWTSGDMATAERLYSARLAADSTDQLALHRMALILAWAQKYDESIHLFDRLLAYAPDNREAYVDRARVMAWRGDPAAGVESLNQLLARDPAYLPALQARAQFQSWAGAYDAALATYGQIQRISPEDRTVGYDRARVLGWASRFGAASAVYDSLLRVNPNDRAALLGLAQVLTWSGKADSASAVYRRVLAAHPGDLDAMRGLARASAWGGHLVTAEREWRDVLARKPDDPAALVGLAQTLRWQGRDAAALEAVEHALRVAPTDRDARAELPFARLPFVPRAAPSYTYESDSDGNRIHTATLSGGWRPVPRLDVRGEAYFRHARDNGEADAEAEGGAVTLSTQLEPGWTLSGTGGLSTSNLAGGRVTPVVRASVATPGRYRTNGSLAYSHSAVDGTSLLIRQAVTMDELGLSASFAPADGWSLSAGGGGARYHGRVSGEHNDRWNAQAAVSRRVSSLFTLGVGARAFGFKRDLTDGYFDPDFYGLAELRARLNRETKRWAVGAEVAPGVQQVRHSGDPSGSFRATGSLARIFGPGRQLGISGAFANSGLTRLSPTDTNSAYRYHAVSVNGTWSF, from the coding sequence ATGATCCGCCGTGCCTTCCTTCCGCTCGTCGTGGCGCTCCTCGCCCTCGCCGCCGCACATCGTCCGGCAGATGCGCAGAGGACGGCGGCGGACAGTGCATGGACGAGCGGCGACATGGCTACGGCGGAGCGGCTGTATTCCGCGCGGCTCGCGGCCGACTCGACCGACCAGCTGGCGCTGCACCGCATGGCGCTGATCCTGGCTTGGGCGCAGAAGTACGACGAGAGTATCCACCTGTTCGACCGGCTGCTGGCGTACGCGCCGGACAACCGCGAGGCGTACGTGGACCGGGCGCGGGTGATGGCCTGGCGCGGCGACCCCGCCGCGGGCGTGGAGTCGCTGAACCAGCTTCTCGCCCGCGACCCCGCGTACCTGCCGGCGCTCCAGGCGCGCGCGCAGTTCCAGTCGTGGGCGGGCGCCTACGACGCCGCGCTCGCCACGTACGGCCAGATCCAGCGCATCAGCCCTGAGGATCGCACCGTGGGCTACGACCGGGCGCGCGTGCTGGGCTGGGCGTCGCGCTTCGGCGCCGCGTCCGCCGTGTACGACTCGCTCCTGCGCGTGAACCCGAACGACCGGGCGGCTCTGCTGGGTCTGGCCCAGGTGCTGACATGGTCGGGGAAGGCGGATTCCGCGTCCGCCGTGTACCGGCGCGTGCTGGCCGCGCACCCCGGCGACCTGGACGCGATGCGCGGCCTGGCGCGAGCCTCCGCGTGGGGCGGACACCTGGTGACGGCCGAGCGGGAGTGGAGGGACGTCCTCGCGCGGAAGCCGGACGATCCGGCGGCGCTGGTGGGGCTCGCGCAGACGCTGCGGTGGCAGGGCAGGGACGCCGCCGCGCTGGAGGCGGTGGAGCACGCGTTGCGCGTCGCGCCCACGGACAGGGATGCGCGCGCCGAGCTGCCGTTCGCGCGGCTTCCATTCGTCCCCCGCGCCGCGCCCTCGTACACGTACGAGTCCGACTCCGACGGCAACCGCATCCACACCGCCACGCTCTCCGGCGGCTGGCGCCCCGTGCCGCGGCTGGACGTGCGCGGCGAGGCCTACTTCCGCCACGCGCGCGACAACGGTGAGGCTGATGCAGAGGCTGAGGGCGGCGCCGTCACGCTCTCGACGCAGCTCGAGCCGGGCTGGACGCTCTCCGGCACCGGCGGCCTCAGCACGTCCAACCTCGCAGGCGGACGGGTGACCCCCGTTGTGCGCGCGAGCGTGGCCACGCCCGGCCGATACAGGACGAATGGCTCGCTAGCGTACTCGCACTCCGCGGTGGACGGCACGTCGCTGCTCATCCGCCAGGCGGTGACGATGGACGAGCTGGGCCTCTCCGCCAGCTTCGCTCCGGCAGACGGATGGAGTCTGAGCGCAGGCGGCGGCGGCGCGCGCTACCACGGCCGCGTCTCCGGCGAGCACAACGACCGTTGGAACGCCCAGGCCGCCGTCTCACGGCGCGTGTCGAGCCTCTTCACGCTCGGCGTGGGAGCCCGCGCCTTCGGCTTCAAGCGTGACCTCACCGACGGCTACTTCGACCCGGACTTCTACGGCCTCGCCGAGCTTCGCGCGCGCCTCAACCGCGAGACGAAGCGCTGGGCCGTCGGCGCGGAGGTCGCGCCCGGCGTCCAGCAGGTGCGCCACAGCGGCGATCCCTCCGGCTCCTTCCGCGCGACGGGCAGCCTGGCGCGCATCTTCGGCCCCGGCCGCCAGCTAGGCATCTCCGGCGCCTTCGCCAACTCCGGCCTCACCCGGCTTTCGCCGACTGACACGAACTCGGCCTACCGCTATCACGCGGTAAGCGTGAACGGGACTTGGAGTTTTTGA
- a CDS encoding RHS repeat-associated core domain-containing protein: MMPFLRLVRSASLSIALILPVAWTSNAAAQCSPTRAEAVQGVYRQVLEREATPGEVAFWQAPPDSARSMRYIVQQAVYSVEYQTRFVNGRTNADVTKQLYLHLMAREPVGTEWSSAPVGSDWSGVMNALVGSSEYTARFGDRGVPGSPMQVWDCTKPGVSLEPAQASATQMRGMCLTIAVSGGAYECGDLRLAHALPSVRIRSKARTPVLLYNSQHAQPHPLVGAYVTLPAAADRVDATVAVAGQSQSHTGSWTGWGANVSRRITIGWDWDLTKETGLYPYTLQVTAYSGSNVVASYTAQGEMAVVNRSASAFGAGWWLAGFEQVIPISNNRLLWVGGDGSTQVYNPASSASYVWYGDVVSRADTIRQYAPTQAYGIYVRELPGKAKLWYDSLGWQNASEDRFAHRTIFDVDPATKRLSTIHLYGVSGYQYGFTYANAGKLSAATLTAGTAQRSVTMSVDGTGRLTQFTDPDATTEVMTFDTAALTPRRVVKQTDARGTVSRYGYDAGGKLANSRLEMQGQGSDIVLGFQAQETRGLAPKPTDPPGAPAWTTDTYTLMGGPRTDSTIYNRFWLDRWGGPRKVVNARGDSTAVVVRGDPRFPGAVTRMDALGAGGTRMISRAWYNARGGVDSTMVMNPLGDGANPVTKYTYGNTSWPDFVTEVRSPTGLITKMHYDAAGNRDFQQVGQDSMRGVRYHYDSEGRVDWVRSAAAAARGEAAEQVLYDAVLGNPSETLSPLGARTTSLSDAYGRVIRTRSYIDADSTHVATDSTVYDVMDQVTHTSSYAPSLQYTTVAGSLIKQTAHPTLHVQNFYDHGGLLLRVDRWSDPDSLSIGTISTRWHYDPAGRKISEMAPDNTPGDTTNNPVERTYYDLASNADSVVTRLGDRIKMKYDVLNRLTDRYVPSRTDVSGPIPGDTSHFEYDAAGSMLAANNATARISRTYFPGGALNTDRSWVAKSNGSFVSGQHDYTISHVYDLEGRQVALNHPRSLTQDSAAWQTTYAYDDSTGALASVTDPLGHINRFRYTREGQLDTLVLPGNIRETHHYDADGRMTRRIRGSLYDDSLVYDRRGKVTTARTMSDIQQMAYDGLGHLVWSFQDRIVNTPQESDSEEEYGFDALGNTTFRLRTGIAPGQVNAAGYPIHESYELGTGRHLGSHTPTNSTIRIAQQRHEKRVFDAAGDAVSDTTIAGLQLQVAGSGSKPESYYMTEFVQSWKIDDSNQITPGATDTLSNTSGSDQSGRQVLFTNSSYRADGKLATFRRDADCLYSLAAASCTGQAPAHGSQDMTEQYGYDALGRRVLVRTNTPPGSYPGGTALPGQCPNDLPRCDNTTKRTVWDGDQVLYEMRYPNTQTDKETGLDTTNILAQAHRAEVDSTAQGHAYGGPNTSAWAPSGRVAYVHAGGLDQPLGLIRMDDSYDFPDPVLIVPHANWKSAYETSTFDDGYSTRCKTVWMPSNEVLTSGSGSSGGEGGTIGNTNPEEGPDTTQVRCIERDFPGAYMGVSRLLKRQTVYGPIAWMGSLVQDAQDASGLMYRRNRYYDPQTGKFTQEDPAGLAGGINAYGFANGDPVTYGDPYGLDPCRASSAWTDCLAVALANWGGEHQSSIALYTGAAASGLLQATGLNAAATAGDDIGNGRILRGGTNAAILIGGGYLAKWLGGAVSSALGRVGLTRFAELSGILRQAAIGKGNFGVGAATVEEAEALGKAWVGEGATINGKGIAVSRDGLRQYRPASYKPSLQRVQANLESRLKPQGEWQGNAHVDIKP, from the coding sequence ATGATGCCCTTCCTCCGGCTCGTCCGCTCGGCTTCCCTCTCCATCGCACTGATCCTTCCTGTTGCGTGGACCTCCAACGCCGCCGCGCAGTGCAGTCCCACGCGCGCGGAGGCGGTCCAGGGCGTGTATCGCCAGGTGCTGGAGCGCGAGGCGACGCCGGGTGAGGTGGCGTTCTGGCAAGCCCCGCCAGACAGCGCACGGAGCATGCGCTACATCGTGCAGCAGGCCGTCTACTCCGTGGAGTACCAGACGCGCTTCGTCAACGGACGCACGAACGCCGACGTGACGAAGCAGCTCTACCTGCACCTGATGGCGCGCGAGCCGGTGGGCACGGAGTGGAGCTCGGCACCCGTGGGCAGCGACTGGTCAGGGGTGATGAACGCGCTGGTGGGCAGCAGTGAGTACACGGCACGGTTTGGTGATCGCGGGGTGCCGGGCAGCCCCATGCAGGTGTGGGACTGCACGAAGCCGGGTGTGTCGCTCGAGCCCGCGCAGGCATCGGCGACGCAGATGCGCGGCATGTGCCTGACGATCGCCGTCTCGGGCGGCGCGTACGAGTGCGGGGACCTGCGCCTGGCGCACGCGCTGCCGTCGGTGCGCATCCGCAGCAAGGCACGGACTCCCGTGCTGCTCTACAACAGCCAGCACGCACAGCCGCACCCGCTGGTGGGCGCCTACGTGACGCTGCCCGCCGCGGCCGACCGGGTGGACGCCACCGTGGCGGTCGCCGGGCAGTCACAGTCCCACACTGGGAGTTGGACGGGCTGGGGCGCGAACGTGTCGCGGCGCATCACCATTGGCTGGGACTGGGACCTGACGAAGGAGACGGGCCTCTACCCGTACACGCTGCAGGTCACCGCGTACTCCGGCAGCAACGTAGTGGCGAGCTACACGGCACAGGGCGAGATGGCGGTTGTCAACCGCTCCGCCTCGGCGTTCGGGGCGGGATGGTGGCTCGCGGGCTTCGAGCAGGTGATCCCCATCTCGAACAACCGCCTGCTGTGGGTGGGCGGGGACGGGAGCACGCAGGTCTACAACCCCGCGAGCTCCGCCTCGTACGTCTGGTACGGCGACGTGGTCTCGCGCGCCGACACGATCCGGCAGTACGCGCCCACGCAGGCGTACGGCATCTACGTGCGCGAGCTGCCGGGGAAAGCGAAGCTGTGGTACGACTCGCTGGGCTGGCAGAACGCCAGCGAGGACCGCTTCGCACATCGCACGATCTTCGACGTGGACCCGGCCACGAAGCGGCTGAGCACGATCCACCTCTACGGCGTGAGCGGCTACCAGTACGGCTTCACCTACGCCAACGCAGGGAAGCTGAGCGCGGCGACGCTAACCGCCGGCACTGCGCAGCGCAGCGTCACGATGTCGGTGGATGGCACAGGCCGGCTGACGCAGTTCACCGACCCGGACGCCACGACCGAGGTGATGACGTTCGACACCGCCGCCCTCACGCCGCGGCGCGTGGTGAAGCAGACGGACGCGCGAGGCACCGTCTCGCGGTACGGGTACGATGCAGGTGGCAAGCTGGCGAACTCACGCCTGGAGATGCAGGGGCAGGGCTCGGACATCGTGCTCGGCTTCCAAGCGCAGGAGACGCGCGGGCTGGCGCCGAAGCCAACCGACCCACCGGGCGCGCCCGCCTGGACGACGGACACGTACACGCTGATGGGCGGGCCGCGCACCGACAGCACCATCTACAACCGCTTCTGGCTGGACCGCTGGGGCGGGCCGCGCAAGGTCGTCAACGCCCGCGGCGACTCGACCGCGGTGGTAGTACGAGGAGATCCGCGCTTCCCGGGAGCGGTCACGCGCATGGACGCGCTGGGCGCCGGCGGTACACGCATGATCAGCCGCGCCTGGTACAACGCCCGCGGCGGCGTAGACAGCACGATGGTGATGAACCCGCTGGGCGACGGCGCCAACCCGGTCACGAAGTACACGTACGGCAACACGAGCTGGCCGGACTTCGTGACGGAGGTGAGGTCGCCGACGGGGCTCATCACGAAGATGCACTACGATGCGGCGGGCAACCGCGACTTTCAGCAGGTGGGGCAGGACAGCATGCGGGGCGTCCGCTACCACTACGACTCGGAAGGTCGCGTGGATTGGGTGCGGAGCGCGGCCGCGGCGGCTCGCGGTGAGGCCGCGGAGCAGGTGCTGTACGACGCCGTGCTCGGCAACCCGAGCGAGACGCTGAGCCCCCTCGGCGCGCGCACCACCTCGCTGAGCGACGCCTACGGCCGCGTGATCCGCACGCGCAGCTACATCGACGCCGACTCCACGCACGTGGCCACCGACAGCACGGTCTACGACGTGATGGACCAGGTGACGCACACGTCCAGCTACGCGCCGTCGCTCCAGTACACGACCGTCGCCGGCAGCCTGATCAAGCAGACCGCGCATCCTACGCTGCACGTGCAGAACTTCTATGACCACGGCGGGCTGCTGCTGCGCGTGGACCGGTGGTCCGATCCAGACAGCCTGAGCATCGGCACCATCTCCACCCGCTGGCACTACGACCCCGCGGGGCGGAAGATCTCTGAGATGGCGCCGGACAACACGCCGGGCGACACCACGAACAACCCGGTCGAGCGCACCTACTACGACTTGGCCAGCAACGCGGACTCGGTGGTCACCCGGCTGGGCGACCGCATCAAGATGAAGTACGACGTGCTGAACCGCCTCACCGACCGCTACGTCCCCTCGCGCACCGACGTGAGCGGCCCGATCCCGGGCGACACCTCGCACTTCGAGTACGATGCGGCCGGCAGCATGCTCGCGGCGAACAACGCCACCGCGCGCATCTCACGGACGTACTTTCCCGGGGGTGCACTCAACACCGACCGCTCGTGGGTGGCGAAAAGCAATGGCAGCTTCGTCTCGGGTCAGCACGACTACACCATCAGCCACGTCTACGACCTGGAAGGCCGGCAGGTCGCGCTCAATCACCCGCGGAGTCTCACGCAGGACAGCGCCGCGTGGCAGACGACGTACGCCTACGACGACTCCACGGGCGCCCTGGCCTCGGTGACGGACCCGCTGGGGCACATCAACCGCTTCAGGTACACGCGCGAAGGGCAGCTCGACACGCTGGTGCTGCCGGGCAACATCCGGGAGACGCACCACTACGACGCGGACGGCCGCATGACGCGCCGCATCCGCGGAAGCCTCTACGACGACTCGCTGGTCTACGACCGCCGCGGCAAGGTGACCACCGCGCGCACCATGTCCGACATCCAGCAGATGGCGTACGACGGGCTGGGGCATCTGGTGTGGAGCTTCCAGGACCGCATCGTCAACACACCCCAGGAGAGCGACTCCGAGGAGGAGTACGGTTTCGATGCGCTGGGCAACACCACCTTCCGGCTGCGGACGGGCATCGCGCCGGGGCAGGTCAACGCCGCCGGCTACCCGATCCACGAGAGCTACGAGCTGGGCACGGGCCGTCACCTCGGCTCCCACACGCCCACGAACAGCACGATCCGCATCGCCCAGCAGCGCCACGAAAAGCGCGTCTTCGACGCCGCGGGCGATGCGGTGAGCGACACCACGATTGCAGGCTTGCAACTCCAGGTCGCGGGCAGTGGCTCGAAGCCGGAGAGCTACTACATGACGGAGTTCGTACAGAGTTGGAAGATCGACGATAGCAATCAGATCACCCCTGGAGCGACGGACACCCTTTCCAACACGAGTGGCTCCGACCAGTCGGGTAGGCAGGTTCTTTTCACGAACAGCAGCTACAGGGCGGACGGCAAGCTCGCCACCTTTCGGCGCGACGCGGACTGTCTGTACAGCCTCGCCGCTGCGAGCTGCACCGGCCAGGCCCCGGCGCACGGCTCTCAGGACATGACGGAGCAGTATGGGTACGACGCGTTAGGCCGGCGAGTCCTCGTCCGCACTAACACGCCTCCGGGCAGCTACCCGGGAGGAACGGCACTGCCGGGACAGTGCCCGAATGACCTGCCGCGCTGCGACAACACGACGAAGCGGACCGTGTGGGACGGCGATCAGGTGCTGTACGAGATGCGTTACCCGAACACCCAGACGGACAAGGAGACGGGGCTCGACACCACGAACATCCTGGCGCAGGCGCACCGGGCGGAGGTGGACAGCACGGCCCAGGGCCACGCGTACGGCGGGCCGAACACCTCCGCGTGGGCGCCGAGCGGGCGAGTGGCATACGTGCACGCGGGCGGGCTGGACCAGCCGCTCGGCCTGATCCGGATGGACGACAGCTACGACTTCCCCGATCCCGTGCTGATCGTACCGCACGCGAACTGGAAGAGCGCGTACGAGACGAGTACCTTCGACGATGGGTACTCGACACGCTGCAAGACGGTGTGGATGCCGTCCAACGAAGTGCTCACTTCGGGAAGCGGAAGCAGTGGAGGCGAGGGTGGCACCATCGGCAACACGAATCCTGAGGAAGGGCCGGACACCACACAAGTGCGTTGCATTGAGCGGGACTTCCCCGGCGCGTATATGGGCGTCTCCCGCCTGCTGAAGCGGCAGACGGTGTATGGGCCCATCGCATGGATGGGGAGCCTAGTGCAGGACGCACAGGACGCCAGCGGCCTCATGTACCGCCGCAACCGCTACTACGACCCGCAGACGGGCAAGTTCACCCAGGAGGATCCGGCGGGGCTGGCCGGGGGCATCAACGCTTACGGGTTTGCGAACGGGGATCCAGTTACATATGGGGATCCCTACGGGCTTGATCCGTGCAGGGCATCAAGCGCGTGGACGGATTGTTTGGCAGTTGCGCTTGCGAATTGGGGTGGGGAGCATCAGAGTTCAATTGCATTGTATACGGGTGCAGCAGCGTCTGGGCTATTGCAGGCTACCGGATTGAACGCAGCTGCGACGGCTGGTGATGACATCGGGAATGGTCGGATACTAAGGGGGGGGACAAACGCCGCTATCCTCATTGGCGGCGGTTACCTGGCCAAGTGGTTGGGCGGGGCGGTGTCGAGCGCGCTTGGGAGGGTAGGTTTGACCCGGTTCGCCGAACTCAGCGGGATTCTAAGACAGGCTGCTATAGGAAAGGGGAACTTCGGAGTTGGGGCCGCAACCGTTGAAGAGGCGGAAGCGCTCGGGAAAGCGTGGGTTGGCGAAGGCGCGACCATAAACGGTAAGGGTATCGCGGTAAGCAGGGACGGCTTGCGTCAGTACCGCCCTGCGTCGTACAAACCTAGTCTTCAGCGAGTGCAGGCGAATTTGGAGAGCCGATTGAAGCCCCAAGGCGAATGGCAAGGCAACGCACACGTCGACATCAAACCATGA
- a CDS encoding tetratricopeptide repeat protein, which yields MQHISADAKRSFTRAASPLLVLLALFLGARADAQETACPRAAGAQVEAGWTAYRAGQMAAARTAFEAALRRCPDDPGARTGLGYVLLRSDDTPGARRAFEAVTVASPNNVDALVGLGIAAWRQGDLAAVRTAFTRVHRIDPSNTDARDYLARLPEAPEASVVRAPLVLPDTLVYPSRTHGDRFEVRTARGWQPFYVKGVNLGAALPGKHPSEFPDSATYAGWIAGMSEMGANTVRVYTIHPPVFYRVLRQWNLAHPSNPLWVIHGVWTELPEDDDFDGPAWEGDFFAEMHRVVDLLHGRADIAPRPGHSSGSYTADVSPWVLAYIIGREWEPFSVVAYNQLRAGRTGFGGRYLTVSGGTPMDAWMGKACEEIVAYEMRTYRAQRPVAYTNWPTLDPLHHPTESTVSEEIAIRERLGEQVGRRPLEYDNDATGLDASIVRPTAAFPAGYFASYHAYPYYPDFMVLDPGYGRASSPEGRSNYFGYLRELKAHHPGMPVVISEYGVPGSMGSAHLQPQGWHHGGHTEEEMAAADARLTREIAESGMAGGAIFAWIDEWFKKNWITIEFEIPLERNRLWLNRLDAEQHYGMIAMEPGVVVPGRTLADRLPAWRRMPALYATADGATVRAAADEAYLWVFVDRGRGPAWKDLYLGFDVVKPEAGDFRWPGAVGQRLPVGIEFALHASGDEVRLMADPPSNPFAITLNTQIRGGTVTPPPAISNPLPGFFFGRWEQHFNRPFISLANDDGRYDSLRVVTNRRRFGRDGTEYAGFGYDRGILRQGEPPDGAWERLDREGVMEIRIPWGLIGFTDPSERRVLQDAPGATAANDFGTVTVPGIRILGAMVDGGGRWRSFPASGRAADVPVFTWPAWEQPRYVARRRPAFDSMRDAFTRMNPVVMTASGDGR from the coding sequence ATGCAACACATCTCCGCAGATGCGAAGCGGTCCTTCACCCGCGCCGCATCTCCGCTGCTCGTCCTGCTCGCGCTTTTTCTCGGCGCTCGGGCGGATGCGCAGGAGACGGCGTGCCCGCGCGCGGCCGGTGCGCAGGTCGAAGCGGGCTGGACCGCCTACAGGGCAGGGCAGATGGCTGCCGCGCGCACCGCCTTCGAAGCCGCGCTCCGCCGCTGCCCGGACGATCCCGGCGCGCGCACCGGCCTCGGCTACGTCCTCCTCCGCTCGGACGACACCCCCGGCGCCCGGCGCGCGTTCGAGGCGGTGACGGTCGCATCTCCCAACAACGTGGACGCCCTCGTCGGCCTCGGCATCGCCGCGTGGCGGCAGGGCGACCTTGCCGCCGTGCGCACCGCGTTCACCCGCGTCCACCGTATCGACCCCAGCAACACCGATGCGCGCGACTACCTGGCCCGCCTGCCCGAGGCGCCGGAAGCCAGCGTCGTCCGCGCCCCTCTCGTCCTCCCCGACACGCTCGTCTACCCGTCGCGCACGCACGGCGACCGCTTCGAGGTCCGCACCGCGCGCGGCTGGCAGCCGTTCTACGTCAAAGGCGTCAACCTGGGCGCGGCGCTTCCCGGAAAGCATCCCAGCGAGTTCCCGGACAGCGCGACCTATGCGGGGTGGATCGCCGGGATGTCGGAGATGGGCGCCAACACGGTGCGCGTCTACACCATCCACCCGCCCGTCTTCTACCGCGTGCTGCGGCAGTGGAACCTCGCGCATCCCAGTAACCCTCTGTGGGTGATCCACGGCGTGTGGACCGAGCTGCCGGAGGACGACGACTTCGACGGGCCTGCGTGGGAGGGCGACTTCTTCGCCGAGATGCACCGCGTGGTGGATCTCCTGCACGGCCGCGCCGACATCGCCCCGCGGCCCGGCCACTCCAGCGGCTCGTACACGGCGGACGTCTCGCCGTGGGTGCTGGCGTACATCATCGGCCGCGAGTGGGAGCCGTTCAGCGTCGTCGCGTACAACCAGCTCCGCGCGGGGAGAACCGGCTTCGGCGGGCGGTATCTCACGGTGAGCGGCGGCACTCCGATGGACGCGTGGATGGGCAAGGCGTGCGAGGAGATCGTTGCGTACGAGATGCGCACGTACCGCGCGCAGCGGCCGGTCGCCTACACCAACTGGCCCACGCTGGACCCGCTGCACCACCCCACGGAATCCACCGTGTCGGAAGAGATCGCGATCCGCGAGCGGCTGGGCGAGCAGGTGGGCCGCCGCCCGCTGGAGTACGACAACGACGCCACCGGGCTGGACGCCAGCATCGTCCGCCCCACCGCGGCGTTCCCGGCGGGCTACTTCGCGTCGTACCACGCGTATCCGTACTATCCGGACTTCATGGTGCTGGACCCCGGATACGGCCGGGCATCGTCTCCCGAAGGCCGTTCCAACTACTTCGGCTACCTGCGCGAGCTGAAGGCGCACCACCCCGGCATGCCCGTCGTCATCTCCGAATACGGGGTGCCGGGCAGCATGGGCAGCGCGCACCTCCAGCCGCAGGGCTGGCACCACGGCGGCCACACGGAAGAGGAGATGGCCGCGGCCGATGCCCGGCTGACGAGGGAGATCGCCGAGTCGGGGATGGCCGGCGGTGCCATCTTCGCGTGGATCGACGAGTGGTTCAAGAAGAACTGGATCACCATCGAGTTCGAGATCCCGCTGGAGCGCAACCGCCTGTGGCTCAACAGGTTGGATGCGGAGCAGCACTACGGCATGATCGCCATGGAGCCCGGCGTCGTGGTCCCCGGCCGCACGCTGGCGGACCGGCTGCCGGCCTGGCGCCGCATGCCCGCGCTGTACGCCACGGCGGACGGCGCGACGGTCCGCGCCGCGGCGGACGAAGCGTACCTGTGGGTCTTCGTGGACCGCGGCCGTGGGCCCGCATGGAAGGACCTCTACCTCGGCTTCGACGTGGTCAAGCCGGAGGCGGGCGACTTCCGCTGGCCGGGCGCCGTCGGCCAGCGCCTGCCCGTCGGCATCGAGTTCGCCCTGCACGCATCGGGAGACGAGGTGCGGCTGATGGCCGATCCGCCGTCGAACCCGTTCGCCATCACGCTCAACACGCAGATCCGCGGCGGCACGGTCACGCCGCCGCCGGCCATCTCCAACCCGCTGCCGGGCTTCTTCTTCGGCCGCTGGGAGCAGCACTTCAACCGGCCGTTCATCAGCCTGGCCAACGACGATGGGCGATACGACTCGCTGCGCGTGGTCACCAACCGCCGCCGCTTCGGGCGCGACGGGACGGAGTACGCCGGGTTCGGGTACGACCGCGGCATCCTGCGCCAGGGCGAGCCGCCGGACGGCGCGTGGGAGCGGCTGGACCGCGAGGGGGTGATGGAGATTCGCATCCCCTGGGGCCTCATCGGCTTCACCGACCCCAGCGAGCGCCGCGTGCTGCAGGACGCGCCCGGCGCCACCGCGGCGAACGACTTCGGCACGGTGACGGTGCCCGGCATCCGCATTCTCGGCGCGATGGTGGATGGGGGAGGGCGCTGGCGCTCGTTCCCGGCGAGCGGCCGGGCGGCGGACGTGCCGGTCTTCACCTGGCCCGCGTGGGAGCAGCCGCGCTACGTCGCCCGCCGCCGGCCCGCGTTCGATTCGATGCGCGACGCCTTCACCCGCATGAACCCCGTGGTGATGACGGCTTCGGGAGACGGTCGATGA
- the yjjX gene encoding inosine/xanthosine triphosphatase, with translation MPRSNAGPQHSRPAIRIVVGSTNPAKLEPVRVATRLLFRGSVVVAASVPSEVADQPLSEEETLTGALNRARNALIAAGGDYGVGIEGGIANVGGIWFGVTWVAVVDREGRTGLASAARFQLPDPIADQVRAGRELSAVVEELSGIPGIAKKDGAMGWLTRGQVTRRDATLQAVHFAFATVMRDGQF, from the coding sequence ATGCCGCGCAGCAACGCCGGACCGCAGCACAGCCGCCCCGCGATCCGCATCGTCGTGGGGAGTACGAACCCGGCGAAGCTGGAGCCGGTGCGCGTGGCCACGCGCCTGCTCTTCCGCGGCAGCGTGGTCGTCGCCGCCAGCGTCCCGAGCGAGGTCGCCGACCAGCCGCTGAGCGAGGAAGAGACGCTGACTGGCGCACTGAACCGCGCCCGCAACGCGCTGATCGCGGCGGGCGGCGACTACGGCGTGGGCATCGAGGGAGGGATCGCGAACGTGGGAGGGATCTGGTTCGGCGTCACCTGGGTCGCCGTCGTGGACCGCGAGGGGCGCACGGGTCTCGCCTCCGCCGCCCGCTTCCAGCTCCCCGACCCCATCGCCGACCAGGTCCGCGCCGGCCGCGAGCTAAGCGCGGTCGTCGAGGAGCTCTCCGGCATCCCCGGAATCGCGAAGAAAGACGGCGCCATGGGCTGGCTCACCCGCGGCCAAGTCACCCGGCGGGACGCCACGCTGCAAGCGGTGCATTTCGCGTTCGCGACGGTGATGCGCGATGGGCAGTTCTGA